In a single window of the Clarias gariepinus isolate MV-2021 ecotype Netherlands chromosome 16, CGAR_prim_01v2, whole genome shotgun sequence genome:
- the prl gene encoding prolactin, producing MARCCKCTRLHLTVTVLMCVLVCTEGVSLSDLLDRASQLSDKLHSLSTSLTNDMDSHFPPVGGRLMRPSMCHTSSLQIPNDKDQALSVPENELLALVRSLLKAWSDPLALLSSEATNLPHPERNSINTKTRELQDHTNTLGAGLERLVRKMGSSPESLSSLPFNGNDLGQDNVSRLVNFHFLLSCFRRDSHKIDSFLKVLRCRAAKMLPEMC from the exons ATGGCTCGATGCTGTAAATGCACCAGACTGCACCTGACAG TGACGGTGCTGATGTGCGTCCTCGTCTGCACTGAGGGAGTCAGTCTGAGCGACCTGCTGGACCGAGCCTCACAACTCTCCGACAAACTGCACTCGCTCAGCACCTCGCTCACCAACGAcatg GACTCTCATTTCCCCCCTGTAGGAGGACGACTCATGAGACCGTCCATGTGTCACACCTCGTCCTTGCAGATCCCCAACGATAAAGACCAGGCCCTCAGCGTACCG GAGAACGAGCTCCTGGCTCTGGTCCGCTCTCTGCTCAAGGCCTGGTCGGATCCTCTCGCTCTGCTGTCGTCCGAGGCCACCAACCTGCCCCACCCCGAGCGCAACTCTATCAACACCAAGACCAGAGAGCTGCAGGACCACACCAATACCCTGGGGGCCGGCCTGGAGCGCCTCGTCCGCAAG ATGGGCTCGTCCCCCGAGTCTCTGTCCTCTCTTCCATTCAACGGCAATGACCTGGGGCAGGACAACGTCTCCCGCCTGGTTAACTTCCACTTCCTGCTGTCGTGCTTCCGTAGGGACTCGCACAAGATCGACAGCTTCCTGAAAGTGCTGCGGTGCCGAGCCGCGAAGATGCTGCCGGAGATGTGCTGA